One window of the Pseudarthrobacter sp. ATCC 49987 genome contains the following:
- a CDS encoding fluoride efflux transporter FluC: MTTAVLVGVLGVAGALLRFAVDSWFAHHPGPHPHWPWATLAVNVAGSFIIGAALGITGQLGLGPEWQSGLSAGLAGGLTTFSSWTTATVRLVSETRYRAAAVNIAANLVTGLAAAALGLALTGL, from the coding sequence ATGACCACCGCCGTGCTCGTGGGAGTCCTTGGCGTCGCGGGCGCCTTGCTGCGCTTCGCCGTCGACTCCTGGTTTGCGCACCACCCGGGACCCCATCCCCACTGGCCCTGGGCAACCCTCGCCGTCAACGTGGCCGGCTCCTTCATCATCGGCGCCGCCCTGGGGATTACCGGGCAGCTGGGGCTGGGGCCCGAATGGCAGTCCGGCCTCTCGGCCGGGCTCGCCGGCGGCCTCACCACCTTCAGTTCCTGGACCACCGCCACGGTGCGCCTGGTCAGCGAGACGCGCTACCGCGCAGCCGCCGTCAATATTGCCGCCAACCTGGTCACGGGCCTGGCCGCTGCGGCGCTCGGCCTGGCCCTCACCGGCCTGTGA
- a CDS encoding fluoride efflux transporter FluC has protein sequence MPGWRAWAAVAVGGLIGTELRYGAGLAFPEAAGTIPWTTLVINVVGSFVLAALTTVWIARPKTAFWLRAGLGPGLLGSFTTFSAVVFAIDQQFRAGFHASWLAYLALSLVLGLAAAAAGWKTGKALADLTGGAS, from the coding sequence ATGCCGGGCTGGCGCGCGTGGGCTGCCGTCGCCGTCGGCGGCCTGATCGGAACGGAACTGCGCTATGGGGCCGGCCTGGCTTTCCCGGAGGCAGCGGGCACCATTCCCTGGACCACCCTGGTGATCAACGTCGTCGGAAGTTTTGTTTTGGCGGCCCTGACCACGGTCTGGATCGCCCGGCCAAAGACCGCCTTCTGGCTGCGGGCCGGGCTCGGTCCCGGGCTGCTGGGTTCCTTCACCACGTTTTCGGCCGTGGTGTTCGCCATCGACCAGCAGTTCCGGGCCGGCTTCCATGCCAGCTGGCTGGCCTACCTGGCGCTCTCGCTCGTGCTGGGACTCGCCGCCGCGGCCGCCGGGTGGAAGACCGGCAAGGCCCTGGCCGACCTGACCGGCGGGGCGTCATGA
- a CDS encoding metal-dependent transcriptional regulator, with the protein MKTSLPSSSIEDYVKVIYSFTEWQDKPITSTQLAQRLGVANSSVSEMVRKLKDQGLVDHQPYSAITLTADGVRLALSMVRRHRLIETFLVRELGYRWDEVHDEAELLEHAVSDTFIERMAAKLGNPVRDPHGDPIPAADGSVLMPPAHRMSELDDGHIGRITRISDENPELLRYLSAEDIDLDADVEVLGRKPFGGALVVRIGSGATRQEVDLAEEVASALWVHSDTVHPGCSLKRS; encoded by the coding sequence GTGAAGACCAGTCTGCCCTCCTCCTCGATCGAGGACTACGTCAAGGTCATCTACTCCTTCACGGAGTGGCAGGACAAGCCCATCACCTCCACGCAGCTGGCCCAGCGCCTCGGCGTGGCCAACTCCTCGGTCTCCGAAATGGTCCGCAAGCTCAAGGACCAGGGCCTGGTGGACCACCAGCCCTACAGCGCCATCACGCTCACGGCCGACGGTGTCCGGCTGGCGTTGTCCATGGTCCGGCGGCACCGGCTCATTGAAACGTTCCTGGTCCGGGAGCTCGGCTACCGCTGGGACGAGGTCCACGACGAAGCCGAGCTCCTGGAACACGCGGTCTCTGACACCTTCATCGAACGGATGGCCGCCAAGCTTGGGAACCCGGTGCGGGACCCGCACGGCGATCCGATCCCTGCCGCGGACGGCTCCGTGCTGATGCCGCCGGCCCACCGGATGAGCGAGCTCGACGACGGGCACATCGGCCGGATCACCCGGATCAGCGACGAAAACCCCGAGCTCCTGCGCTACCTTTCCGCGGAGGACATCGATCTCGACGCCGACGTCGAGGTTCTGGGCCGCAAACCGTTCGGCGGTGCCCTGGTGGTCCGCATCGGCTCCGGCGCCACCCGCCAGGAAGTCGACCTCGCCGAGGAAGTCGCCTCCGCCCTCTGGGTCCACAGCGACACCGTCCATCCCGGCTGCAGCCTCAAGCGGTCCTGA